The proteins below come from a single Malus domestica chromosome 03, GDT2T_hap1 genomic window:
- the LOC103427823 gene encoding pentatricopeptide repeat-containing protein At4g39620, chloroplastic has product MSLTISPNSLQPSTFQFTFHSSQNYSFTQPWLLHPLIRKRPRTRISCVSTRPKRNPGPKTEDPEVREVVRTLMRSFSDKEPLLKTLNKYVKIVRTEHCFMLFEELGKTDKWLQCLEVFRWMQRQRWYVADNGVYSKLISVMGKKGQTRMAMWLFSEMRNSGCRPDTSVYNALISAHLNSKDKAKALDKALGYFNKMKGMERCQPSIVTYNILLRAFAQSRNVEKVNALFKDLDESVASPDIYTYNGVMDAYGKNGNIREMESVLSRMKSNQCKPDIITFNLLIDSYGKKQQFDKMEQVFKSLLRSKEKPTLPTFNSMIINYGKARLMEKAEHVFKKMTDMKYTPSFITYESLIMMYGFCDCVSKARDVFERLADSGRELKVSTLNAMLDVYCMNGLPMEADKLFVSANSIGVRPNVSTYKLLYKYYTKGNMKELLEKLLKSMENDGIVPNKRFFLEALGAFFSSPGSPGSVTATTALSRQQDGAKT; this is encoded by the exons ATGTCCCTAACAATCTCACCCAACTCTCTCCAACCCTCTACATTTCAATTTACCTTTCATTCCTCCCAAAATTACAGCTTCACCCAGCCATGGCTTCTGCATCCGCTTATCCGTAAGCGACCTAGGACCCGAATTTCCTGCGTTTCGACCCGACCCAAAAGAAATCCGGGACCAAAGACCGAGGACCCGGAAGTCCGGGAGGTGGTTCGGACGCTCATGAGGAGCTTCAGTGACAAAGAGCCGTTGTTGAAGACGCTAAATAAGTACGTTAAGATTGTGAGGACGGAGCATTGCTTTATGCTCTTTGAAGAGCTTGGGAAGACTGATAAGTGGCTTCAGTGCTTGGAG GTGTTCAGATGGATGCAAAGACAGCGGTGGTACGTTGCTGATAACGGTGTGTATTCAAAATTGATCTCGGTTATGGGAAAGAAAGGCCAAACTCGGATGGCAATGTGGCTTTTCTCTGAGATGCGTAATAGTGGGTGCCGGCCTGATACTTCTGTCTACAATGCACTTATCTCAGCCCACTTAAACTCCAAGGACAAAGCAAAGGCTTTGGACAAAGCTCTTGGATacttcaacaagatgaagggaATGGAACGATGCCAACCCAGCATTGTGACGTACAACATTCTTTTGAGAGCTTTTGCACAATCTCGAAATGTAGAGAAAGTCAATGCTTTATTTAAGGATCTTGATGAGAGCGTTGCTTCCCCTGATATTTATACGTATAATGGTGTAATGGATGCATATGGGAAGAATGGGAATATAAGAGAAATGGAATCCGTGCTTTCTCGGATGAAAAGTAATCAGTGTAAGCCTGACATCATCACCTTTAATTTGCTGATTGATTCATATGGGAAGAAGCAACAATTCGATAAGATGGAACAGGTATTTAAGAGCTTACTTCGTTCCAAGGAGAAACCAACACTTCCAACGTTTAATTCAATGATCATAAATTATGGGAAGGCAAGGCTTATGGAGAAAGCGGAACATGTATTCAAGAAGATGACTGACATGAAATATACGCCAAGCTTCATAACATATGAGAGTCTTATCATGATGTATGGGTTCTGCGATTGTGTTTCAAAAGCTAGGGATGTATTTGAAAGGTTGGCTGATTCTGGAAGGGAGCTAAAGGTTTCAACGCTGAATGCGATGCTTGATGTTTACTGCATGAATGGTTTGCCCATGGAAGCTGATAAGCTTTTTGTCAGTGCAAATAGTATTGGGGTACGTCCAAATGTATCAACATATAAACTTCTATACAAGTATTACACTAAGGGCAACATGAAGGAGCTTCTCGAGAAACTGCTGAAGTCCATGGAAAATGATGGTATTGTCCCTAATAAGAGGTTCTTTCTAGAGGCTCTTGGGGCATTTTTCTCTTCACCAGGGAGTCCAGGCTCCGTGACTGCTACAACTGCTTTGAGCAGACAGCAGGATGGCGCAAAAACTTAG